Proteins encoded within one genomic window of Cucumis sativus cultivar 9930 chromosome 3, Cucumber_9930_V3, whole genome shotgun sequence:
- the LOC101222785 gene encoding rop guanine nucleotide exchange factor 7 isoform X2 has product MDLTFTHQQHTEPIPLTNLSPTPSVCFNPFSNLGNWVSKSARKLCHRPRFSSGFCCRGLEYRGMVVNNSAFLEVVAMEIEVKEEKCDVFDEKTASISSSDLLKPVETEEVEERSLKDEESSSSSSSSSSSSSSSSSSSSSSSSSTSAASMGWPLHETVVEGEEDRVVEREVSTDSEMMKERFSKLLLGEDMSGSGNGVCTALAISNAITNLCGSVFGQLWRLEPLEAERKAMWGREMEFLLCVSNHIVELIPIWQTFPDGTKLEIMTCRPRSDLYVNLPALRKLDHMLLDILDSFVDSEFCYIDQGILATDQTDASSSFRKLLERQDDKWWLPIPRVPNGGLSEASTRHLQHKRDCTNQILKAAMAINSVTLADMDVPISYLEGLPKNGRASLGEAIYKYISSDEFSPALLLECLDISSEHQAIEIANRVESAMYAWRTKGIASNNSKSSWEMLKELMIDADKSEVLAERAELVLLCLKQQFPNLPQTSLDMSKIQYNKDVGKAILESYSRVLESLAYNIVARIEDLLYVNELTKHSDQIPGISQLGIVAHNSSNRIHISMPFSTSPYNTNFIKPSFSSVDLVGTRSPIPKPPQCGLEESEKSD; this is encoded by the exons ATGGACTTAACCTTCACCCACCAACAACATACTGAACCGATTCCACTTACAAATCTTTCCCCCACCCCCTCCGTTTGCTTCAACCCTTTTTCCAATTTGGGCAACTGGGTTTCCAAGTCCGCTCGAAAACTCTGCCACAGGCCTCGATTCTCATCTGGGTTTTGCTGCAGAGGGCTGGAATACAGGGGAATGGTCGTGAATAACTCTGCGTTTTTGGAAGTTGTTGCTATGGAAATTGAagtaaaagaagagaagtgcgatgtgtttgatgaaaagACTGCCTCAATTTCAAGTTCTGATTTGTTGAAACCTGTGGAAACAGAGGAGGTGGAGGAACGGAGTTTGAAAGATGAAGagtcgtcgtcgtcgtcgtcttcttcttcttcctcttcctcttcctcttcctcttcctcttcctcttcctcttcttcaacatcAGCAGCTTCAATGGGATGGCCTCTTCACGAAACGGTGGTTGAAGGTGAAGAAGACAGAGTGGTGGAGAGGGAAGTGTCAACAGACTCAG AGATGATGAAAGAGAGGTTTTCAAAGCTGTTGCTGGGTGAAGATATGTCAGGGAGTGGAAATGGAGTCTGTACTGCTTTGGCTATATCCAATGCCATTACCAATCTCTGTG GCAGTGTATTTGGACAGTTATGGAGATTAGAACCTTTGGAAGCAGAGAGAAAAGCAATGTGGGGAAGAGAGATGGAATTTTTGCTTTGTGTTAGCAATCACATCGTTGAACTGATTCCCATTTGGCAGACATTCCCAGATGGAACCAAGCTTGAG ATCATGACTTGCCGCCCCCGTTCAGATCTTTACGTCAATCTCCCAGCTCTTCGCAAACTAGACCACATGCTCCTC GATATCTTGGACAGTTTTGTTGATTCTGAGTTCTGCTACATTGATCAAGGGATACTTGCCACGGATCAAACCGATGCCTCTTCCTCTTTCCGTAAACTTCTCGAGCGCCAAGACGACAAATGGTGGCTCCCTATTCCAAGAGTTCCTAATGGAGGCCTCTCTGAAGCTTCAACAAGGCACCTACAACACAAGCGAGACTGCACGAATCAAATTCTTAAAGCTGCCATGGCCATCAACTCTGTTACTTTAGCTGACATGGACGTCCCCATTTCATATTTGGAAGGTCTTCCAAAA AATGGAAGAGCTAGCTTGGGAGAAGCGATTTACAAGTACATTTCTTCAGATGAATTTTCCCCTGCTTTGTTATTGGAATGTCTAGACATATCTTCTGAACACCAAGCCATAGAAATAGCCAACCGAGTTGAGAGCGCAATGTATGCATGGCGCACCAAAGGAATAGCCTCCAATAATTCAAAATCGTCTTGGGAAATGCTTAAAGAACTGATGATCGATGCAGACAAGAGCGAAGTATTAGCTGAAAGAGCAGAATTAGTACTTCTTTGCCTCAAGCAACAGTTTCCTAATCTCCCTCAAACAAGCCTAGACATGAGCAAAATCCAATACAACAAG gATGTCGGGAAAGCTATACTAGAGAGCTATTCAAGAGTGCTGGAGAGCTTGGCTTATAACATTGTGGCACGTATTGAAGATCTGCTTTATGTGAATGAATTGACGAAGCATTCAGATCAAATTCCTGGGATTTCCCAACTGGGAATTGTTGCTCATAATAGCAGTAATCGAATACATATCTCGATGCCATTTTCCACTTCTCCTTACAACACGAATTTCATAAAACCCAGTTTTTCGTCTGTGGATCTTGTTGGAACCAGATCGCCCATACCCAAACCTCCGCAATGTGGTCTTGAAGAATCAGAAAAATCTGACTAA
- the LOC101222785 gene encoding rop guanine nucleotide exchange factor 7 isoform X1, with the protein MDLTFTHQQHTEPIPLTNLSPTPSVCFNPFSNLGNWVSKSARKLCHRPRFSSGFCCRGLEYRGMVVNNSAFLEVVAMEIEVKEEKCDVFDEKTASISSSDLLKPVETEEVEERSLKDEESSSSSSSSSSSSSSSSSSSSSSSSSTSAASMGWPLHETVVEGEEDRVVEREVSTDSETEMMKERFSKLLLGEDMSGSGNGVCTALAISNAITNLCGSVFGQLWRLEPLEAERKAMWGREMEFLLCVSNHIVELIPIWQTFPDGTKLEIMTCRPRSDLYVNLPALRKLDHMLLDILDSFVDSEFCYIDQGILATDQTDASSSFRKLLERQDDKWWLPIPRVPNGGLSEASTRHLQHKRDCTNQILKAAMAINSVTLADMDVPISYLEGLPKNGRASLGEAIYKYISSDEFSPALLLECLDISSEHQAIEIANRVESAMYAWRTKGIASNNSKSSWEMLKELMIDADKSEVLAERAELVLLCLKQQFPNLPQTSLDMSKIQYNKDVGKAILESYSRVLESLAYNIVARIEDLLYVNELTKHSDQIPGISQLGIVAHNSSNRIHISMPFSTSPYNTNFIKPSFSSVDLVGTRSPIPKPPQCGLEESEKSD; encoded by the exons ATGGACTTAACCTTCACCCACCAACAACATACTGAACCGATTCCACTTACAAATCTTTCCCCCACCCCCTCCGTTTGCTTCAACCCTTTTTCCAATTTGGGCAACTGGGTTTCCAAGTCCGCTCGAAAACTCTGCCACAGGCCTCGATTCTCATCTGGGTTTTGCTGCAGAGGGCTGGAATACAGGGGAATGGTCGTGAATAACTCTGCGTTTTTGGAAGTTGTTGCTATGGAAATTGAagtaaaagaagagaagtgcgatgtgtttgatgaaaagACTGCCTCAATTTCAAGTTCTGATTTGTTGAAACCTGTGGAAACAGAGGAGGTGGAGGAACGGAGTTTGAAAGATGAAGagtcgtcgtcgtcgtcgtcttcttcttcttcctcttcctcttcctcttcctcttcctcttcctcttcctcttcttcaacatcAGCAGCTTCAATGGGATGGCCTCTTCACGAAACGGTGGTTGAAGGTGAAGAAGACAGAGTGGTGGAGAGGGAAGTGTCAACAGACTCAG AAACAGAGATGATGAAAGAGAGGTTTTCAAAGCTGTTGCTGGGTGAAGATATGTCAGGGAGTGGAAATGGAGTCTGTACTGCTTTGGCTATATCCAATGCCATTACCAATCTCTGTG GCAGTGTATTTGGACAGTTATGGAGATTAGAACCTTTGGAAGCAGAGAGAAAAGCAATGTGGGGAAGAGAGATGGAATTTTTGCTTTGTGTTAGCAATCACATCGTTGAACTGATTCCCATTTGGCAGACATTCCCAGATGGAACCAAGCTTGAG ATCATGACTTGCCGCCCCCGTTCAGATCTTTACGTCAATCTCCCAGCTCTTCGCAAACTAGACCACATGCTCCTC GATATCTTGGACAGTTTTGTTGATTCTGAGTTCTGCTACATTGATCAAGGGATACTTGCCACGGATCAAACCGATGCCTCTTCCTCTTTCCGTAAACTTCTCGAGCGCCAAGACGACAAATGGTGGCTCCCTATTCCAAGAGTTCCTAATGGAGGCCTCTCTGAAGCTTCAACAAGGCACCTACAACACAAGCGAGACTGCACGAATCAAATTCTTAAAGCTGCCATGGCCATCAACTCTGTTACTTTAGCTGACATGGACGTCCCCATTTCATATTTGGAAGGTCTTCCAAAA AATGGAAGAGCTAGCTTGGGAGAAGCGATTTACAAGTACATTTCTTCAGATGAATTTTCCCCTGCTTTGTTATTGGAATGTCTAGACATATCTTCTGAACACCAAGCCATAGAAATAGCCAACCGAGTTGAGAGCGCAATGTATGCATGGCGCACCAAAGGAATAGCCTCCAATAATTCAAAATCGTCTTGGGAAATGCTTAAAGAACTGATGATCGATGCAGACAAGAGCGAAGTATTAGCTGAAAGAGCAGAATTAGTACTTCTTTGCCTCAAGCAACAGTTTCCTAATCTCCCTCAAACAAGCCTAGACATGAGCAAAATCCAATACAACAAG gATGTCGGGAAAGCTATACTAGAGAGCTATTCAAGAGTGCTGGAGAGCTTGGCTTATAACATTGTGGCACGTATTGAAGATCTGCTTTATGTGAATGAATTGACGAAGCATTCAGATCAAATTCCTGGGATTTCCCAACTGGGAATTGTTGCTCATAATAGCAGTAATCGAATACATATCTCGATGCCATTTTCCACTTCTCCTTACAACACGAATTTCATAAAACCCAGTTTTTCGTCTGTGGATCTTGTTGGAACCAGATCGCCCATACCCAAACCTCCGCAATGTGGTCTTGAAGAATCAGAAAAATCTGACTAA
- the LOC101220657 gene encoding uncharacterized protein LOC101220657 isoform X2, with protein MSEKKPSDASSFSFTSDLFGIRDTSSLSSNHIFGPVFSSSFKPSGQHSEVGGKSPALSYFPKTGNSKYKECKNGSTSSREMGSFYQEQRTNPCHLSSSIYYGGQDVYTQNPATGFNSPLKRDHGGEDDSGGASRGNWWQGSLYY; from the exons ATGTCGGAGAAGAAACCATCCGATGCCTCATCTTTTTCCTTCACTTCTGATCTCTTTGGGATCAGAGACACTTCTTCACTCTCTTCTAATCACATTTTTGGCCctgttttctcttcttctttcaag CCCTCCGGCCAGCACTCCGAAGTCGGTGGTAAATCACCTGCTCTTTCATACTTCCCCAAAACTG GAAATTCCAAATATAAGGAATGCAAGAATGGGAGCACATCAAGCAGAGAGATGGGTTCGTTTTATCAAGAACAGAGAACAAACCCATGTCATCTTAGTTCTTCAATCTACTATGGTGGTCAGGATGTCTATACTCAAAATCCAGCAACTGGGTTCAACTCCCCT TTAAAGAGAGATCATGGGGGAGAAGATGATTCTGGCGGTGCTTCTAGAGGAAATTGGTGGCAAG GCTCTCTTTACTATTGA
- the LOC101220657 gene encoding uncharacterized protein LOC101220657 isoform X1, translating into MSEKKPSDASSFSFTSDLFGIRDTSSLSSNHIFGPVFSSSFKPSGQHSEVGGKSPALSYFPKTEGNSKYKECKNGSTSSREMGSFYQEQRTNPCHLSSSIYYGGQDVYTQNPATGFNSPLKRDHGGEDDSGGASRGNWWQGSLYY; encoded by the exons ATGTCGGAGAAGAAACCATCCGATGCCTCATCTTTTTCCTTCACTTCTGATCTCTTTGGGATCAGAGACACTTCTTCACTCTCTTCTAATCACATTTTTGGCCctgttttctcttcttctttcaag CCCTCCGGCCAGCACTCCGAAGTCGGTGGTAAATCACCTGCTCTTTCATACTTCCCCAAAACTG aaGGAAATTCCAAATATAAGGAATGCAAGAATGGGAGCACATCAAGCAGAGAGATGGGTTCGTTTTATCAAGAACAGAGAACAAACCCATGTCATCTTAGTTCTTCAATCTACTATGGTGGTCAGGATGTCTATACTCAAAATCCAGCAACTGGGTTCAACTCCCCT TTAAAGAGAGATCATGGGGGAGAAGATGATTCTGGCGGTGCTTCTAGAGGAAATTGGTGGCAAG GCTCTCTTTACTATTGA